A DNA window from Pseudarthrobacter sp. W1I19 contains the following coding sequences:
- a CDS encoding class I mannose-6-phosphate isomerase, whose amino-acid sequence MSHNPPRSYDKFPTVTVPGNHRTWSGQDAWREIARSGKGPVVVDTYPGVDLDDLVAALARALPEHRILNVEELAAHPISHIDALIAPNLTDDRVFGVMSHHTLSDFYDAERLADLGRQASASAGPVILVGWGAALVPLQERTLVLADMARWELQQRQRAGAPNWRCNNAAEDNLRKYKRSFFVEWRVADRHKRQLFPAVDYVLDTNRGTGQAKLITGDAFHEGMAAAAAAPFRVVPFFDPGVWGGQWMKQVIGLDSDAENYAWCFDCVPEENSILLDVGGEAVELPSVDVVFTQPTALLGPRTYARFGAEFPIRFDFLDTMEGGNLSLQVHPLTDYIQDRFGMHYTQDESYYLLDAGPDAVVYLGLQSGTDPEEMVKALKKASDGGTHFPAEDYVNAFPAKKHDHFSIPAGTVHCSGANSMVLEISATPYIFTFKMWDWDRVGLDGRPRPIHVDHASRNIQWDRDTEWAREQLLDQVQELGSGPGWTEERTGLHELEFIEVRRHWFTGSVDHHTNGTVNVLNLVEGSEAVVESPTGSFAPFVVSYAETFIIPASVGAYTIRPHGSGVGQKLATVKAYVRGTEARRAQ is encoded by the coding sequence ATGAGCCACAACCCTCCCCGCAGCTACGACAAGTTCCCCACCGTCACCGTGCCCGGCAACCATCGGACATGGTCCGGGCAGGACGCCTGGCGGGAAATCGCCCGGTCCGGGAAAGGCCCCGTTGTGGTGGACACCTATCCCGGCGTGGACCTGGATGACCTGGTGGCGGCCCTCGCCCGGGCCCTCCCGGAACACCGGATCCTGAACGTGGAAGAACTCGCGGCCCATCCCATCAGCCACATCGATGCCCTGATTGCCCCCAACCTCACCGATGACCGCGTGTTCGGTGTCATGAGCCACCACACCCTTAGCGACTTTTACGACGCCGAAAGGCTGGCGGACCTCGGCCGCCAGGCCTCGGCGTCGGCCGGTCCCGTGATCCTGGTGGGCTGGGGAGCTGCCCTGGTGCCGCTGCAGGAGCGGACCCTGGTCCTCGCGGATATGGCGCGCTGGGAACTTCAGCAGAGGCAGCGTGCCGGTGCCCCCAACTGGCGCTGCAACAACGCTGCCGAGGACAACCTTCGCAAATACAAGCGGAGCTTCTTCGTGGAATGGCGCGTGGCGGACCGGCATAAGCGGCAACTGTTCCCCGCCGTCGACTACGTCCTGGACACCAACCGCGGCACCGGACAAGCCAAGCTGATCACGGGCGATGCTTTCCACGAGGGGATGGCGGCCGCCGCGGCTGCCCCTTTCCGGGTGGTGCCGTTTTTTGATCCCGGCGTGTGGGGCGGCCAGTGGATGAAGCAGGTCATCGGCCTGGACAGCGACGCCGAGAACTACGCCTGGTGCTTTGACTGCGTTCCGGAGGAAAACAGCATCCTGCTGGACGTGGGCGGGGAGGCGGTGGAACTGCCCTCGGTGGACGTGGTCTTTACCCAGCCCACGGCGCTGCTGGGGCCGCGGACCTACGCCCGCTTCGGTGCCGAGTTCCCCATCCGTTTTGATTTCCTGGACACCATGGAGGGCGGCAACCTCTCGTTGCAGGTCCACCCGCTGACGGACTACATCCAGGACCGGTTCGGCATGCACTACACCCAGGATGAGAGTTACTACCTGCTGGACGCCGGTCCGGACGCGGTGGTGTACCTTGGCCTGCAGTCCGGGACGGACCCGGAGGAGATGGTGAAGGCCCTGAAAAAGGCGTCCGACGGCGGCACCCACTTCCCGGCCGAGGATTACGTCAACGCATTCCCGGCAAAGAAGCACGACCACTTCTCCATCCCCGCCGGCACGGTGCACTGCTCCGGCGCCAACTCCATGGTGCTGGAAATATCCGCCACACCGTACATCTTCACCTTCAAAATGTGGGACTGGGACCGGGTGGGACTGGACGGCCGGCCGCGCCCCATCCACGTGGACCACGCCAGCCGGAACATCCAGTGGGACCGCGATACGGAATGGGCGCGGGAACAGCTGCTGGACCAGGTCCAGGAACTGGGATCAGGCCCGGGCTGGACCGAGGAACGCACAGGGCTGCACGAGCTCGAATTCATAGAAGTGCGCCGGCACTGGTTCACGGGATCCGTGGACCACCACACGAACGGAACCGTCAACGTACTGAACCTGGTGGAGGGCAGCGAAGCTGTGGTGGAAAGCCCCACCGGCAGCTTTGCCCCCTTCGTGGTCAGTTATGCCGAAACCTTTATCATTCCGGCATCGGTGGGGGCGTACACCATCCGGCCGCACGGCAGTGGTGTGGGCCAGAAGCTCGCCACGGTGAAGGCCTATGTCCGCGGGACCGAAGCACGGCGGGCCCAGTAG
- a CDS encoding SGNH/GDSL hydrolase family protein, translating into MRRMVSYGHSWVDGDGASTGASCMAALVASGLGLELDNRGVGGSSSTGTAALITADAPPPAVLYLLMTGLNDLRLGGESASSLQQYADSLRTIFEAIRQASPDAVVAALAQPHLLDFSLHAPHNLGSNTLVDTYNATLRKIAGAQPGVVVVEPDGWDAASMLDADTVHPNDAGHSCLARAAVRAVTAAWQ; encoded by the coding sequence ATGCGGCGGATGGTTTCTTACGGGCATTCCTGGGTGGACGGCGATGGCGCCTCCACGGGAGCATCCTGTATGGCTGCGCTGGTGGCCAGCGGGCTGGGACTGGAACTGGACAACCGGGGCGTGGGCGGCAGCAGCAGCACGGGAACGGCGGCACTGATCACTGCGGACGCTCCCCCGCCGGCCGTCCTCTACCTGCTGATGACGGGACTGAACGATCTGCGCCTGGGCGGCGAGTCGGCGTCGTCCCTTCAGCAGTACGCGGACTCCCTGCGGACGATTTTCGAAGCGATCCGCCAAGCCTCTCCCGATGCTGTGGTGGCAGCCCTCGCGCAGCCGCACCTGCTGGATTTCAGCCTGCATGCCCCGCACAACCTCGGCTCCAACACCCTGGTGGACACCTATAACGCAACCCTCCGGAAAATCGCCGGTGCCCAGCCGGGGGTTGTGGTGGTGGAGCCGGACGGCTGGGATGCTGCGTCCATGCTCGATGCGGACACGGTCCATCCCAACGACGCGGGCCACTCCTGCCTGGCCCGCGCCGCTGTTCGCGCGGTTACTGCTGCATGGCAATGA
- a CDS encoding trehalase family glycosidase — protein MGQQGGTREGGTAQQESSTTVALADDVRRLMEAHWRPDHGYSVPNPGTYPHLWLWDSCFHAIIWACLGDDRALHEIEAVLAGQLANGMVPHMRYGGEGPDTWLGPLAETSSLTQPPMFGHAIRVLTDAGIQVSKETLAKARDGLDWLWENRRTREGLIYVVHPWEAGNDHSPRWDDWGAPGRTPDGYSRPARTAWNKERMNEVSFSDDGAAAWSTSFVACPAAFNAYTAFNFRELAAVTGDPALEDRAAELAAAMDRHLWDGEEQLWSDLAVVGGGASVRIPISDGVMGALVTADETKARAALRQLADPARFGAAFGPANVARDHPAYDPDTYWRGPAWPPLNYLFQQALKRLGLEQEAAALAELTAGGATTSGWAEYWNPENGRGLGAVPQSWAGLVIAMQQ, from the coding sequence ATGGGGCAGCAGGGCGGTACGCGGGAGGGCGGCACCGCCCAGCAGGAGAGCAGTACGACGGTGGCTCTGGCCGACGACGTACGGCGCCTCATGGAGGCGCACTGGCGCCCGGACCACGGCTACAGCGTGCCCAATCCGGGCACCTACCCCCACTTGTGGCTGTGGGATTCCTGTTTTCATGCGATCATCTGGGCATGCCTGGGCGACGACCGGGCGCTGCACGAGATCGAGGCCGTGCTGGCCGGCCAGCTGGCTAACGGGATGGTTCCGCACATGCGCTACGGCGGCGAAGGGCCGGACACGTGGCTGGGGCCCCTGGCAGAGACGTCGTCCCTCACACAACCGCCCATGTTCGGCCACGCCATCCGCGTCCTGACCGATGCCGGCATCCAGGTGTCCAAGGAGACCCTTGCCAAGGCGCGGGACGGACTGGACTGGCTGTGGGAGAACCGGCGCACCCGGGAGGGGCTCATCTATGTGGTGCATCCCTGGGAAGCGGGCAACGACCATTCACCCCGCTGGGACGACTGGGGCGCCCCGGGCCGGACCCCGGACGGTTACAGCCGCCCGGCACGCACCGCCTGGAACAAGGAGCGCATGAACGAAGTCTCGTTCTCTGATGACGGCGCGGCCGCCTGGTCCACCAGCTTCGTCGCGTGCCCGGCTGCCTTCAATGCCTACACGGCCTTCAACTTCCGGGAGCTGGCTGCCGTTACCGGCGACCCGGCGCTGGAGGACAGGGCAGCTGAGCTGGCGGCCGCCATGGACCGGCATCTCTGGGACGGGGAGGAGCAGCTCTGGTCCGACCTGGCTGTCGTAGGCGGCGGAGCATCTGTCAGGATCCCCATCAGCGACGGCGTGATGGGCGCCCTGGTCACTGCCGACGAAACCAAGGCCCGGGCTGCCTTGCGCCAGCTCGCGGATCCGGCCCGGTTCGGTGCTGCGTTCGGCCCTGCAAACGTGGCCCGGGACCACCCCGCCTACGATCCGGACACGTACTGGCGGGGCCCGGCATGGCCGCCGCTGAACTACCTCTTCCAGCAGGCGTTGAAGCGGCTCGGCCTGGAGCAGGAGGCCGCCGCGCTCGCGGAGCTCACCGCCGGAGGCGCCACCACCAGTGGGTGGGCGGAGTACTGGAACCCCGAGAACGGGCGCGGACTGGGCGCCGTGCCCCAGAGCTGGGCAGGCCTCGTCATTGCCATGCAGCAGTAA
- a CDS encoding carbohydrate ABC transporter permease codes for MAVPVETRRPSSPSRPPEGSRWTRDVIETKVFGILRWVVIAGLVLVTLFPFYYMFVLSIRPLDSLLRDPGSLVIPFGELDWGSYVSILTPQENGGQGFLKFMGNSALVALGTVLISLIVAIPGSYAISRLNFFGRRQVSGLFLAVYLFPSILLAIPLFTFFTRLGLRGQLVALLIVYVAQVIPVTIYMLRNYFDTIPTSLEEAAALDGCSRLGVLRRISLPLAMPAIISNGLFVFMIAWNEFLFALLFLVNTRPNWTVSLGLSQLAGSIEVPTTVLMAGSVILTLPIIIIFFAAERLLTEGLTAGAEKG; via the coding sequence ATGGCGGTCCCAGTAGAAACGAGGCGCCCGTCCTCCCCGTCGAGGCCGCCGGAGGGTTCCCGCTGGACCCGCGACGTGATCGAAACCAAGGTTTTCGGCATCCTCCGCTGGGTGGTGATCGCCGGGCTGGTGCTGGTGACGCTGTTCCCCTTCTATTACATGTTCGTCCTGTCCATCCGGCCCCTGGACTCGCTGCTGCGGGATCCGGGCTCGCTGGTCATCCCGTTCGGCGAACTGGACTGGGGTTCCTATGTCAGCATCCTGACCCCCCAGGAGAACGGCGGCCAGGGCTTCCTGAAATTTATGGGCAACAGCGCCCTGGTGGCACTGGGCACAGTGCTGATCTCGCTGATCGTGGCCATCCCCGGCTCCTACGCGATCAGCCGGCTGAACTTCTTTGGCCGGCGCCAGGTCAGTGGACTGTTCCTGGCGGTGTACCTGTTTCCCAGCATCCTGCTGGCCATCCCGCTGTTCACCTTCTTCACCCGGCTGGGCCTGCGGGGGCAGCTGGTGGCACTGCTGATCGTGTATGTGGCGCAGGTCATTCCTGTCACCATCTACATGCTGCGGAACTACTTCGACACCATCCCCACCAGCCTGGAAGAGGCCGCCGCCCTTGACGGCTGCAGCAGGCTCGGCGTGCTGCGCCGGATCAGCCTGCCGCTGGCCATGCCTGCCATCATCTCGAACGGATTGTTCGTTTTTATGATCGCTTGGAACGAGTTCCTCTTCGCCCTGCTGTTCCTGGTCAACACCCGGCCCAACTGGACCGTCTCGCTGGGCCTGTCCCAGCTGGCGGGCAGCATCGAAGTGCCCACCACCGTGCTGATGGCCGGTTCGGTGATCCTGACGCTGCCCATCATCATCATTTTCTTCGCCGCCGAGCGGCTGCTCACCGAGGGCCTCACGGCCGGGGCGGAGAAGGGTTGA
- a CDS encoding carbohydrate ABC transporter permease: MSSTKKDASAGPAASTAGPRGRRKLSPMAREEQRAGLTLLSPTLVLVLVMVVLPILWTLVLAFQRVRILNIRTAGIFGPYTIANFDNVFSSSFFTSLATTLAYSIFGTAGAIILGLIAALALRKPFKGRTLIRASMLIPYVAPIVAVTFTWSTMLDPQFGLVNYWGKRLFGWEESIPFLSERARDVSFLGLEFQLPTALIAVIVFEWWRSFPFAFLFLTARLNAVPDSLEEAARVDGATPIQRFNHIILPQLLPTMAMLSVLRFIWTFNSFDDIYLLTGGGGGTEVVAVTVFNYLTARGDIGAASAQALVLAVILGVFVGVYIKFFARKEEVS, encoded by the coding sequence GTGAGTTCGACCAAAAAGGACGCTTCTGCAGGGCCGGCGGCATCAACCGCCGGCCCGCGGGGGCGCCGCAAGCTTTCACCGATGGCCCGGGAAGAGCAGCGCGCCGGCCTCACCCTGCTTTCGCCCACACTGGTCCTGGTGCTGGTCATGGTGGTCCTGCCGATCCTCTGGACCCTGGTCCTCGCGTTCCAGCGGGTCCGGATCCTGAACATCCGCACGGCAGGCATTTTCGGCCCGTACACAATAGCCAACTTCGACAACGTGTTCTCGAGCAGCTTCTTCACCTCGCTCGCCACCACGTTGGCGTACTCCATCTTCGGCACCGCCGGGGCCATCATCCTGGGCCTGATCGCGGCGCTCGCCCTCCGGAAGCCGTTCAAGGGCAGGACCCTGATCCGGGCGTCCATGCTGATCCCGTACGTTGCCCCCATCGTGGCGGTCACGTTCACGTGGAGCACCATGCTCGATCCGCAGTTCGGGCTGGTCAATTACTGGGGCAAGCGCCTGTTCGGCTGGGAGGAATCCATTCCCTTCCTCAGTGAGCGGGCCAGGGACGTTTCCTTCCTGGGGCTGGAATTCCAGCTCCCCACAGCGCTGATCGCCGTCATAGTGTTCGAATGGTGGCGGTCCTTCCCGTTCGCCTTCTTGTTCCTCACGGCCAGGCTCAACGCCGTGCCCGACAGCTTGGAGGAAGCGGCCAGGGTTGATGGCGCCACGCCCATCCAGCGGTTCAACCACATCATCCTGCCCCAGCTCCTGCCCACCATGGCCATGCTGTCCGTCCTGCGCTTCATCTGGACCTTCAACAGCTTCGATGACATCTACCTGCTCACCGGTGGTGGCGGCGGCACCGAAGTGGTGGCCGTGACAGTGTTCAACTACCTGACAGCCCGCGGCGACATTGGTGCCGCTTCCGCCCAGGCCCTGGTCCTGGCAGTGATTCTGGGCGTGTTCGTCGGCGTGTACATCAAATTCTTCGCCAGGAAAGAGGAGGTCTCCTGA
- a CDS encoding ABC transporter substrate-binding protein, whose translation MRTRGRSTMAVLTAASLTMAMLAGCTQNEGSNDGESPNGEAQAITVWTADTLPDRVAKTEAIIEKFTAATGVKVDLVGVPEDQFNQVLTSSAAAGDLPDVIGSISLAQVRTLAANDLVDAGTNKAIVESLDASTFSERALELTRDGDQQLSVPDSSWQQLLYYRKDLFDKAGIAAPKTYDDIKAAAQKLDTPQLAGIAAANKPGEAFTQQTFEHIAQGNGCEMVNDKGDITFDSPECVKALEFYRDMLRDYSVPGAQDVDTVRASYFAGQAAMAVWSTFLLDEMAGLRNDAKPTCPECAADPTFLAKNTGVVTGIQGPDGDQPAQFGEVVSWTVTKDSASESARKFVEYFMTEGYVDWLSIAPEGRLPVRAGTKDNPTEYADKWKTMPAGVDKKEPLGNFYSKDVLSVLEQGPDELKRWGITQGQGDLVGAALGELPIAKAVSDVTSGGVDPATAAKQAAESLKSIKDSLK comes from the coding sequence ATGAGAACCAGAGGCCGGTCCACCATGGCCGTGCTGACCGCGGCGTCATTGACCATGGCAATGCTGGCAGGCTGTACACAAAATGAAGGTTCGAACGACGGCGAAAGCCCCAACGGGGAGGCCCAGGCGATCACGGTCTGGACCGCGGACACGCTCCCTGACCGGGTGGCCAAGACCGAGGCCATTATCGAGAAGTTCACGGCAGCCACTGGTGTGAAGGTTGACCTGGTGGGCGTTCCCGAAGACCAGTTCAACCAGGTCCTCACGTCCTCGGCCGCAGCCGGCGACCTGCCGGACGTCATTGGCTCCATCTCCCTTGCCCAGGTGCGCACGCTTGCCGCGAACGATCTGGTGGACGCGGGCACCAACAAGGCGATCGTGGAGAGCCTGGACGCAAGCACCTTCTCAGAGCGCGCCCTTGAGCTGACGCGCGACGGCGATCAGCAACTCTCGGTCCCGGACTCCTCCTGGCAGCAGCTCCTCTACTACCGCAAGGACCTCTTCGATAAGGCAGGCATCGCTGCCCCGAAGACGTACGACGACATCAAGGCCGCAGCCCAGAAGCTGGATACCCCGCAACTGGCCGGCATCGCCGCAGCCAACAAGCCGGGCGAGGCGTTCACCCAGCAGACCTTTGAGCACATCGCCCAAGGCAACGGCTGCGAGATGGTCAACGACAAGGGGGACATCACCTTCGACAGCCCCGAATGTGTGAAGGCGCTGGAGTTCTACCGCGACATGCTTCGGGACTATTCGGTGCCGGGGGCCCAGGACGTGGACACCGTTCGTGCCTCCTACTTCGCCGGCCAGGCTGCCATGGCCGTCTGGTCCACCTTCCTCCTGGATGAAATGGCCGGCCTCCGCAACGACGCCAAGCCCACGTGCCCCGAGTGCGCCGCAGACCCGACCTTCCTCGCCAAGAACACCGGCGTGGTCACAGGCATCCAAGGCCCCGACGGCGACCAGCCCGCCCAGTTCGGCGAGGTTGTTTCCTGGACTGTCACCAAGGACTCGGCCTCCGAGTCTGCCCGCAAGTTCGTGGAGTACTTCATGACCGAAGGCTACGTTGACTGGCTGTCCATTGCTCCCGAGGGCCGGCTCCCGGTGCGGGCAGGCACGAAGGACAACCCCACCGAGTACGCGGACAAGTGGAAGACCATGCCCGCAGGCGTGGACAAGAAGGAACCCCTCGGCAACTTCTACTCCAAAGATGTGCTCTCCGTCCTGGAGCAGGGCCCGGACGAGCTGAAGCGCTGGGGCATCACGCAGGGCCAGGGCGACCTGGTGGGTGCGGCTTTGGGTGAACTGCCCATCGCCAAGGCCGTCAGCGATGTCACCTCCGGCGGCGTGGATCCCGCCACTGCAGCCAAGCAGGCCGCAGAATCCCTTAAGTCCATCAAGGATTCGCTGAAGTGA
- a CDS encoding ROK family protein, with product MYVGPGDVLHLIRSGQARTRGDIQEETGMSRMTVAQRVDTLLKAELIREAGTARPSGGRRPTDLAFNLQHSCAISASVETTSSRVALTDLGGAILADEHLDIAVDDGPEKVLHAITQAGRELLKRSKMPLAKVSGVGISIPGPVDPGTLRPSQPPIMPGWDAYPVVELIQEAFPVPVLVENDADAMAVGEYSAGFAGTSSLCLVKVSTGIGTGLVINGQIYQGVDGGAGDIGHVRHPAFAELQCQCGSFSCLAAGASGGAIARRLTELGIPASSGRDVRQQLLAGNVDTMRLTHEAGRRLGEVMATVVCLLNPAVLLIAGDLASSSLIGGIRETLYPMSLPRATRHLDVRLAALGEDAGIRGMTSLLVNQVFSPAAVNARLA from the coding sequence ATGTACGTGGGACCTGGGGATGTCCTTCACCTGATCCGGTCCGGCCAGGCCCGGACGCGGGGGGATATCCAGGAAGAAACGGGCATGTCCCGCATGACCGTGGCCCAGCGTGTGGACACCCTGCTCAAGGCGGAACTGATCCGGGAGGCCGGCACAGCCCGGCCCTCGGGCGGCCGCCGCCCCACCGACCTCGCCTTCAACCTCCAGCACTCCTGCGCAATCTCGGCCTCTGTGGAAACGACATCCAGCCGGGTGGCCCTGACGGATCTTGGCGGTGCAATCCTTGCCGACGAACACCTGGACATCGCCGTGGACGACGGTCCGGAGAAGGTGCTCCACGCCATTACCCAGGCGGGGCGCGAACTGTTGAAGCGCTCGAAGATGCCATTGGCCAAGGTTTCCGGGGTGGGCATCTCCATCCCCGGTCCCGTCGACCCCGGGACGCTGCGGCCCTCGCAGCCGCCCATCATGCCGGGGTGGGACGCCTACCCCGTGGTGGAGCTCATCCAGGAGGCCTTCCCTGTACCGGTCCTGGTGGAGAACGACGCCGACGCCATGGCGGTGGGCGAATACAGCGCCGGTTTTGCCGGCACGAGTTCGCTTTGCCTGGTGAAGGTGTCCACCGGCATCGGCACCGGGCTGGTGATCAACGGGCAGATCTACCAGGGAGTGGATGGCGGCGCCGGGGACATCGGGCATGTCCGCCACCCTGCCTTCGCCGAACTGCAATGCCAGTGCGGCTCCTTCAGCTGCCTGGCGGCGGGAGCAAGCGGCGGCGCCATTGCCCGCAGGTTGACCGAGCTGGGCATCCCTGCCTCCTCCGGCCGTGACGTGCGCCAGCAGCTGCTGGCGGGAAACGTAGACACGATGCGCCTCACGCACGAGGCAGGCAGGCGGCTGGGCGAGGTGATGGCAACGGTGGTGTGCCTGCTGAATCCGGCGGTCCTGCTCATTGCCGGTGACCTTGCTTCGTCATCCCTGATTGGCGGAATCCGGGAAACCCTGTACCCGATGTCGCTCCCGCGTGCCACCCGGCACCTGGACGTGCGGTTGGCTGCCCTGGGTGAGGATGCCGGCATCCGGGGCATGACCTCACTTTTGGTCAACCAGGTCTTCTCCCCCGCCGCGGTCAACGCCCGGCTCGCCTAG
- a CDS encoding DUF6457 domain-containing protein: protein MAVSDEEAQVLDQWSNRLAQALQILDLKVDNELLLDLARKSADSVIHPAAPVTTFLVGYAAGLEAGTGSAGSREASSAAVQRAASVAFGLCDDGHEGGPASQGWADTAQ, encoded by the coding sequence ATGGCAGTCAGTGACGAAGAAGCACAAGTGCTTGACCAGTGGAGCAACAGGCTTGCCCAGGCGCTGCAGATCCTGGACCTCAAGGTGGACAACGAACTGCTCCTGGACCTGGCCCGCAAGTCCGCCGACTCCGTGATCCACCCCGCCGCCCCGGTCACCACGTTCCTGGTGGGCTACGCCGCCGGGTTGGAAGCCGGCACTGGCAGCGCCGGGTCGCGGGAAGCATCCAGTGCGGCGGTGCAGCGGGCGGCAAGCGTTGCCTTCGGCCTTTGCGACGACGGGCACGAGGGCGGCCCCGCCAGCCAGGGCTGGGCGGACACCGCCCAATAA
- a CDS encoding FdhF/YdeP family oxidoreductase encodes MARKNPKVEEADESELEVTGHPKTWAAGVPGVYHSMKPALEHMGLERSRKTLLALNQKDGFDCMSCAWPDPGHRKTFEFCENGAKAVTWEATPVVVSSEFWAEHPVSELRERSEYWLGMQGRLTEPVYKPAGEDHYRPVGWDEAFGIIADKLNSLPSPDRAAFYTSGRTSNEAAFLYQLFIRGYGTNNLPDCSNMCHESSGWAMGQTIGVGKATVSYNDFEKADLIIILGQNPGTNHPRMLTALEEAKDAGAQIVAVNPLPEAGLMRYKNPQRVKGIIGHGTDLADQFLQIRLGGDMALLQAVSKRVLAAEAAAPGTVLDHQFLEEHCQGLEELKAHLATLDEATVLEATGLRSEEIDELADRYLQADKVIITWAMGITQHKKAVATIKEIINLLLLRGNIGKPGAGASPIRGHSNVQGDRTMGIWEQMPPAFLDALGKEFSFEPPREHGADAVETIRQMRDGGIKVFVGLGGNFVGAMSDTHAAEAAMESTELSVQISTKLNHSHAVTGAEALILPTLGRTEIDRQESGPQFVSVEDTVCAVHASHGTVEPVAPGLLSEVAIVSRLARRVLGDRIAADWAGFEKNYDLIREHISRVVVGCEDYNRKIRQEGGFILPNGPRDSRTFNTPTGKAILTVNELEHVERPAGTLILQSMRSHDQFNTTIYGHNDRYRGIKKGREVVFVNPADLTDLGLEDGQHVDIWGVYPDNAERVLRGYRVVSYPTARGCAAAYYPEANVLVPLESVAEGSQTPASKAVIVKLEPVLVLEEEPTAAG; translated from the coding sequence GTGGCGCGCAAAAATCCGAAGGTTGAAGAGGCAGACGAGTCCGAACTTGAGGTGACCGGACACCCCAAAACCTGGGCCGCCGGAGTCCCCGGTGTCTATCACTCCATGAAGCCTGCGCTGGAGCACATGGGCCTGGAGCGGTCCAGGAAAACCCTGCTGGCGCTGAACCAGAAGGACGGTTTTGACTGTATGAGCTGTGCGTGGCCGGACCCGGGCCACCGCAAGACGTTCGAATTCTGTGAGAACGGCGCCAAGGCTGTCACCTGGGAAGCCACCCCGGTAGTGGTCTCATCGGAGTTCTGGGCCGAGCATCCCGTCAGCGAACTGCGGGAAAGGTCAGAGTACTGGCTGGGGATGCAGGGGCGCCTGACCGAACCCGTGTACAAACCGGCCGGCGAGGACCATTACCGGCCGGTGGGCTGGGACGAGGCGTTCGGCATCATCGCGGACAAGCTCAATTCCTTGCCAAGCCCTGACCGGGCAGCCTTCTACACCAGCGGCCGCACGTCCAACGAGGCAGCGTTCCTGTACCAGCTGTTCATTCGCGGATACGGCACCAACAACCTGCCGGACTGCTCCAACATGTGCCACGAATCCTCCGGCTGGGCCATGGGCCAGACCATCGGCGTGGGCAAGGCCACGGTCTCCTACAACGACTTCGAAAAAGCTGACCTGATCATCATCCTGGGGCAGAACCCTGGGACCAACCATCCTCGGATGCTCACCGCACTGGAGGAAGCCAAGGACGCCGGCGCGCAGATCGTTGCAGTCAACCCGCTGCCGGAGGCGGGCCTGATGCGCTACAAGAATCCGCAGCGGGTGAAGGGCATCATCGGCCACGGAACGGACCTGGCTGACCAGTTCCTGCAGATCCGGCTCGGCGGGGACATGGCGCTGCTGCAGGCGGTCTCCAAGCGGGTCCTGGCCGCCGAAGCCGCGGCACCGGGCACCGTGCTGGACCATCAGTTCCTGGAGGAGCACTGCCAGGGGCTTGAAGAACTGAAGGCACACCTCGCCACCCTGGACGAAGCCACCGTCCTTGAGGCCACAGGGCTGCGTTCGGAGGAAATCGACGAACTGGCGGACCGCTACCTGCAGGCAGACAAAGTAATCATCACCTGGGCCATGGGCATCACGCAGCACAAAAAAGCCGTGGCCACCATCAAGGAGATCATCAACCTGCTGCTGCTCCGGGGCAACATCGGCAAACCCGGCGCCGGCGCCTCGCCCATCCGTGGACACAGCAACGTCCAGGGGGACCGCACCATGGGCATCTGGGAGCAGATGCCGCCTGCGTTCCTGGATGCGCTCGGCAAGGAGTTCAGCTTCGAACCGCCCCGGGAGCACGGAGCGGACGCCGTGGAGACCATCCGACAGATGCGCGACGGCGGCATCAAGGTTTTTGTGGGGCTGGGCGGCAACTTCGTGGGCGCCATGTCGGACACCCACGCTGCTGAAGCGGCGATGGAGAGCACCGAACTGTCGGTCCAGATTTCCACCAAGCTCAACCACTCCCACGCCGTGACCGGCGCCGAGGCCCTGATCCTGCCCACGCTGGGGCGCACCGAGATCGACCGCCAGGAATCCGGCCCGCAGTTTGTTTCGGTGGAGGACACTGTTTGCGCCGTCCACGCCTCCCACGGAACCGTGGAGCCGGTGGCGCCGGGACTGCTCTCCGAAGTGGCGATCGTCAGCCGGCTGGCGCGCCGGGTTCTGGGCGACCGGATCGCCGCTGACTGGGCAGGCTTCGAAAAGAACTACGACCTCATCCGGGAGCACATCTCCCGCGTGGTGGTGGGCTGCGAGGACTACAACCGGAAGATCAGGCAGGAGGGCGGCTTCATCCTGCCCAACGGGCCCAGGGACTCGCGCACCTTCAACACCCCCACGGGCAAGGCCATTCTTACCGTGAATGAACTCGAACACGTGGAACGGCCGGCCGGCACCCTGATCCTGCAAAGCATGCGCTCGCACGACCAGTTCAACACCACCATCTACGGCCACAACGACCGCTACAGGGGCATCAAGAAGGGCCGCGAGGTGGTGTTCGTGAACCCAGCAGACCTCACCGATCTGGGGCTGGAGGACGGCCAGCACGTAGATATCTGGGGCGTGTATCCGGACAACGCGGAGCGGGTCCTGAGGGGCTACCGCGTGGTGTCCTACCCTACGGCCCGCGGGTGCGCCGCCGCCTACTACCCGGAGGCCAACGTCCTGGTGCCGCTGGAAAGCGTGGCCGAGGGCAGTCAGACGCCCGCATCCAAGGCCGTGATCGTGAAGCTCGAGCCGGTCCTGGTACTCGAAGAGGAGCCAACAGCCGCGGGGTAG